A region of the Nocardia asteroides genome:
GGCCGGATCATCACGTCGGCGCTGATCAACGCGCGAGCGTAGTCCTCGGTCTGCAGCAGCCCCGGAACGACGAGGCTGTCGTAGCTGCGGATGCTCTGCGCACCGTATTCCATGCCGTAGAGCCGCTGCAGCTCCGGTCCGATCAACGCCGAGGACCTCGCCCACCATCCGCGCTGCTTGCTGGCCTCGAGCAAGGCGAGCAGCTCCGCGCGCTCCTCGGCTTCCACCTCCAGCAGTTCGAGCACCGGGCCGATGGTCTCGGTGGTCAGTACGCGCCTGCCTTTCTCCACGTGCGACCAGTTGGCCGGCGTGAAGCCCACCCGCCTGGCGAAGCCCGCGGAGTCGAACCCGCGCTGTTCACGCAGTTCCCGCAGCCGAAGCACCAGTTCCCAGCGGGCAACGGTGGGCGAGACGGGTGCCATGTGTGGGGATGCTACGCCCACTCCGCCGCGCGGTCGTGGTGACTATTGTCAAGTGACTTGCCCAGGACTAGGGTCGGGTCCAGCGATCGATTCTTCCGAGCACGCGTCCACCACAGCGAGGCGAGGTTGTTCGTCATGAGTACATCGCGCATCCAGTCGGGCAGGCATCTGGCGTCCACGGATTTCCCGTCGATCCAGGACGCGTTCGCTCGCTGCCGTCGCTACCGCGATGACAACGGGCTCTACGGTCTCGTTGACCCGCTCCTCGGTCGCATCATGCTGGAAGTGGGCTCGGTCGGCGCGGTCGTGATGCCGAGCGGGTTCGGCCGACAGGTGCGCGAGCGGCTGGCCGCGGGGCCCGAGGCCCGGCCGGGGCCGATCATCGCGCATCCGCGCGCGGATCGCTGGACTTTCCTGACCGGGCCTACAGACAACTCGTACCTGGATACCGGACTGTTCACCGACCTTTTCCGGGTCTGCGCCTCGATCGGGTTGCCGGGCAGCCATATCGTGCTGCCCTCACCCGCCGACGAGCACAGCGGCTACCGAACCTGGGTCGCGGCGCCCGACGGCGACTTCCGCCGTGATTTCGCCGAGGTGATCGCCACGACCCGGGCGTGCGCGGCGGCTACCGGGGCGTCGGCGCGGGCGGTGGAGTGAGCGTGATGCTGAACTTGTCTTCCAGCTTCTGATTCCACTCGCGCTCGCACCGCTCGATCTCGGCCTGGTCGTTGCCCGCCTTGTTCACACAGTCCACGAAGTCTTTTCCGCCCGAGTCGACGAAGAAGCTGTAACCCACGATGGTGAGCAAGATGGCGCCGACGATGCCCAGCGCGCCGAGGACCACACCGGTGATCGCCATCCCCATGCCTCCGGCGGTGCCCGCACGGGCCTTGAACACCGCGACGATCCCGAGGATGACGGCCAAGATGCCGAAGAGATAGCCGCCGACGACCGTCCAGAAGAACAGCAGCGCGAGGATGCCGAGCACCAGCGCGGTGATCGCCAGGCCCCTGCCTTTCGGCGATTCCTGCCAGTAGGCGGGGCCGCCCGGGTACTGGCCGCCCGGCGGCTGCGGATATTGCCCGGGCGGCGGGTACTGGCCGGGCGGCGGGGGCGGATATTGCGACATGGACTTCCTCTCCGTCGGTGCCTCGCGATGCTCGGTCCGGACGAGGTGGTCCGGAGGTGCGCGGCGGTCGCCTACTGATCGCGCTCCCCGCGGACGGATGTTAATGCGAAACGGCTACTGGGCGCCCAGCCTCGCGTGCATCTCCCAAACCAAGATTTCCGAAGGCCTGCGCGCCACCACACGTTGGCCCCCCGACCTGGTCAAACGCACCGCGTCCCCCTCGTAGAGCGGGCCGACACCCTCCATGTCCACCTCCCCGCGCGCCACGAACAAATGCAAGTACGGCGCATCGGGCAGATCGATCACCTGCTCGCCCGACTCCGCGCCGGCCATCCGCGCCACATGCAGCGCCGAATGGCTGCTGTTGATGGCGATGGCAGTCCGATCGCGGTACCGGGGCAGTCCCGAGGCGACCGTCACCAGGCCACCGCCTGCCAGTTCGTCATCGATTTCGAGCTGCTCGTAGCCGGGGGTGAGACCCGGTTCGTCGGGCACGACCCACATCTGCACGAAATGCACGGGCTCGTCGTGTTCGGGGGCTCGGCCGTCCAACCGCCACGCGTCGTTCTTCTCCGAATGCAGGATGCCGGTGCCCGCGCTCATACGCTGGGCCAGCCCCGGATAGATGACGCCGCTGTGGCCCAGGGAATCCTGGTGCACCAGACTGCCCCCTAGCACCCAGGTGACGATCTCCATGTCCCGATGCGGGTGGGTGTCGAAACCCTGGCCCGGGGAGACGACGTCTTCGTTGTTGACCAGCAGCAGGCCGTGGTGGGTGTTGTCGGGATCGTAGTGCTCCCCGAAGGAGAACGAATGCTTCGAATCCAGCCAGGAGACCCGCGTCTTCATGCGGTCGCCGCCACGGTGGACATCGATGTGTGGTGTCGTGAGTGTGGACATCATGGTCCTCCTCTCGGGACCGTGCACCGATCGCCATTCAGGGTAGGAGCACTTCCACCGCGGTACTCCACATTCCTAGTAAATTGTGCCGCACTCGGCATTTTACGCGAGCGACCGGAAGGTGAACGGGAGGCGAGCAGAACCAACCGGTACGTCGAAACGTCGGGCCACCTCGTCGGATATCGCGGTCCGGTCCCGATTGCCAAGCGCCGCAACGCCGCCCGGAGGTAACGACGTGCTCCAGCCCGATGACCTCGCCCGGATCGAGCGGCAACTCCGCAGCGAAGCGCGTCGCGATGGCATCGCGCATTTCGTGGTAGGCGTCGCCGTGTTCCGCGAAAACCGGCTCCTGGTGGTGCGCCGAGTCGCGGACGACTATCACGGCGGTATGTACGAACTGCCCGGAGGAGGTGTCGAATCGGGGGAGACATTCGCCGAGTGCGTCGAGCGGGAATTGCTGGAGGAAACGGGGTTGCGGATGCGCGCCGTCACCGACTTCCTCGACGGATTCGATTACGCGACCCGGACCAAGTCGAAAGTGCGGAAATATTGCTTCGTCGTGGAGGCGGAGCCAGGCGATGTCGCCCTCGCGCCAGGGGAGCACGACGCGTTCGCGTGGATCGACGCTACCGCGCTCGACGAGCTGCCGATGGCGCCGGATATGCGGCGGATGGTGAGCATGCTGGTCGACCGGGTCTGACTCGCGCGCCGCGTCCTTCGCGCCCGACGCGCGAGCGTGCGGCGACGTCGGCGAACGCAGTACGCTCGCGGACGTGTCGACTGGTCCCGCCGAAGGCCTCACTCCCGCGGAGCAACGGCCGGGTGGACTGCGCGCCACACTTCGGGCAAGCCCGGGCGTGTCGCGGCTGGCCGTTGTGCGTTTCGCCGGGCAGTTCGGCGACGGGATGTTCCAGGCGGCGCTGTCGGGCGCGATCCTGTTCAATCCGGAGCGGCAGACCGATCCGACGGCCATCGCGGCGGGCTTCGCGGTACTTCTGCTGCCGTATTCGCTGATCGGCCCGTACGCGGGCGCGCTGCTGGATCGTTGGGACCGGCGCACCGTGCTGCTGGTGGCCAACGTACTGCGCGCCGTTCTGATCGCGCTGGTGAGCGCGGGCCTGCTGGCCGGGGTCGGCGAGACGCCGCTGCTGCTGGCTTTGGCTGTGGTCGGCGTCAGCCGTTTCGTCCTGGCGGGGGTCTCGGCGGCGCTGCCGCGGATACTGCCGCAGGAGTGGCTGGTGCCGATGAACTCGGTGCTGGCCACGGTCGCGTCCGGATGCGCCGGATTGGGCGCGGCCGTGGCGGTGGGAATCATCGGGCTGATCGGGGCGGGAGACTGGGCCTCGGCGGTCGCGGTCACCATCAGCGGCGCCGGGTCGGTGCTCGGTGCGGCCTTGGCGGCGGGGTTCCGGCCGCGGGCGCTCGGTCCCGCGCCGGACGCGGCGAAGGGTGACAACACCGTGCACGCGATCGCCACCGGTCTGCGTACCGGCGCGACGGCGGTGTGGGAGTCCAGAGCGGTCACGACCGCGATGCTGGGCATCGGCACGCATCGGATCGTCTTCGGCGTCAATACGCTGATCATGGTGCTGGTGTTACGCCAGACTCCGATCGACGGCTCCGGACTCAGCGGGGGCTTGGTCGGCTTCGGCGTCGCGATCGCCGCCACCGCGGCGGGCATGCTGGTGGCCGCCGGCGTCGCGCCACTGCTCATCCCCCGGCTGGGACGGGCGCGCACCGTGGTCGTCGGCCTGATCACCGCGATGCTGGTGCAACTGACGCTGGTCACGCCGATCGCGTTCGCAGACTCGGGCGCCGCGGTGGAGCGTGCGCACCAACTTCTCCTGGCCGGCGCCTTCCTCCTCGGACTCGCCGGACAGACGATCAAGCTGACCGGTGACGCGACCATGCAGATCGATATCGACGACGCCCGCCGCGGTCAGGTGTTCGCGCTGCAGGACACCGTCTTCAACGTCGCGTTCGTGCTGGCGATCGCGGCCGCGGCCCTGATCGTTCCGGCCGACGGCCGATCGGCGGGGGTGGTGCTGGCCGGCGCCGCGATCTACGCCGCGGGCATCGTGGCCATCGCGTTGAACACGCGACGCGGCGCGGTCAGCTGAAAGACGGTTCGTCGCCGGATTTTCGCTCGTCTTCGCGGCTCAGCCAGTGCGCGAGGTGCTCGGGCAGCGCGTCTGGCACCGCGCCGCCGGGCCGTGCGGCCGCACGATCGGAATCCGGTAGTCGAGTGTCGCCGAGCAGACGATCCGGCACGTCCGCGTCGGTGCGGACGATCCAGTCGAGCGGCTCGCTGTCCGCATCGCCGGGCAGACCCGTGATCTCGTGGTTCCACGTGCCGAGGCCGGTGGGATCGGTGAAGAAATGGTCGAGCACACCGTCGTCGTCGAGATCCAGCGCCGCGATGTCGGCGCGGCCCGAGCCTGCCGTGTCCCACAGCGCGTCGTCGGCGATGCCGTCGCCGTCGAAATCCAGCCGCACCGCGTCGGCCGCGCCCGTATTGCCGAGTTCCAGATCGGCCTCGCTGGTCCAGACGTGCACGGGTCCGTCACCGGTACCGAACACGTACTCGATCTCGTTCATATGTCTTTGGACGCGCCCGCCGCGACGCCGGTTCCATCACGTGGGCTTTTTCGATTCGCCGTCCCCCGTTCGCGGGCCTTGTTCCGGTAAGTTGACCTGTCAGCGGCCGACCGACAGGAGTCCACACGACATGGGTTTTCCGGTGCACGACCCCGACGCGGTACGACAACTGCTGGGCGCGTGGAAGACTCGGTCCGCCACCGGGCGTCCGACCACCGGATAGCCGCGGCCGGGCGGACCTGATGCGCGAATCCGGAATCAAATCCCCCTGTGCACCGGCCCTGTTCGGCGCACTGCTCGTCGGCGCCCTCACCGTGCCGATGCCCGCCGCGCAGGCCGCACCGTTCCCCTGGGCGCCCCCGCCGGTGAACAGCTGCGGCGAGATCGGATTCGACCCGCTCAACCGCGAGCCGGATCCCGCGCAACCCCCGCCGCCGCCGCTGCCCCCGCAGATCAACATCCCGGTGCCGATTCCGGAACTCACGCCGGTTCCCGTGCCCGATCCGCCGCAGGACAACACACGGATCGTGCCCGACCCGTTGCCCGCGAATCCGTGCGACAACCCGTGCCCGGACATCAGGGACAACCCGAAGCACCCCGAGCCGGATCCCGATCCGAGCCCGACGCCCGAGACCGGGGCCGACGAGGGGACCGGTTCGAGTTCCGGCTCCTCCGGCTCCGCGTCGGGATCCGGTTCGGGCAGTGGTCCAGGCACCGGTTCCAGCTCGGGTTCCGGCGAGCCGGTCAAACTGCCGCGCATCGAATTCGAGCCGGAGGTCGAGCCGATCCCGGTCCCGGTGCCCGGCGGTCCCGGCGAGGAGCCCCAGCCCGCTCCACCGCATGTGGTGCATCCGACCGAACCGGGCCCGCTCGCGGCCCCGGTGGCCGCGCCGATGGTCGAGTCGGTGCGGCTGGTCGAGCAGGTGACCGGGCACGGCTCGCAGAACCGCACCGACATGCGCTGGCAGGTCGACGGAACCGACCTGGGGCTGATGTGGGAGACGGAACCCGGCGAGGTCGCCGTGGTCTTCGGCGACACCTTCGGTAAAGGCTGGGGCGGTGGCGGCGCGGGCAACGACGACCAGGACTGGCGCAGCAACGTCATCGGTTTCAGCACCGACAGCGATCTGTCCGACGGCTTGACGCTCGATACCTTCGCGCAGGACAGCCGGTGCCACGCCGCGGAGATCCTGGGCAGCCGCAAGATCAAGAACTGGGAGACCACCACCATCCCCACCTCCGGTTTCGCCGTCGGGAACCGGCAGTACCTCAGCTACATGTCGGTGAACAGGTGGAGCCGCATCCCCGGCCTGTGGTGGACCAACTACGGCGGCATCGCCTACTCCGACGATCGTGGGCGCACCTGGAAGAAAGACCAGCATGCCAAGTGGGAGAACTTCTTCGGTCTGGGCAGGTTCCAGGTCGCGGCGATGGTGCCTCACGGCGAGCACGTCTACATGTTCGGCACGCCCAACGGACGCATCGGCGTGATCGGCTTGGCCCGCGTGCCCAAGCGCCACATCCTGAACAAGTCCGCCTATCAGTACTGGGTAGGTGGCAGTTGGGCTCCCGCCGCCGAGAACCAGGCCACCCCATTGGTGCTCGGCATGGCCAGTGAGCTGTCGGTGCGCTACGACCAGGAGACCGAGCAGTGGCAGATGGTCTACCTGGATTCGGCGCGGGGCGCGATCGTTCTGCGTACCGCGGCAAGCCCGCAGGGGGCCTGGACGGACGCGATCGCGCTGGTGTCCACCGCCGACTATCCGAAGTCCTACGGCGGGTTCATCCATCCGTGGTCGACCAGCGAGGACCTGTACTTTCTCCTCTCGGAGTGGGACAGCTACAACGTATATCTCATGCACGCCCGGCTGAATCCGAGCGCGAGCCGGATTCAGCCGGCACGCTCGAACCGCACGGGCTGACCCGGGCGCGCCTGCGCGACCGCGTCCACGTCGGCGTCGACGACCACCGCGATCACCGGATACCCGCCCGTGACCGGATGATCGGCGAGGAAGACGACCGGCTGTCCGCTCGGCGGCACCTGGATCGAGCCGAGGGCCATGCCTTCGGTCGGCAGTTCACGAGTGACAGCGCGGGTCAGCGGCTGCCCGGCCCGGCGATCCAACCGTGCGCCGACCCGGTCGGTATCGGCGGAGACCTCCCATTCGCCGTGGAACAAGGCGGTGGCGTCGGTGAACCAATCGTCGCGCGGACCGAGTACGGCGCGCACGGTGAGGACGTCAGCGGGCAAATCGGCGACAGGGGCGAGGTCCACCACCGGAATGGTGCGCGGAGAAGGCCCGACCGGCAGACGATCGCCCTTCGCCAAAGGCTCCGGCCCCAGTCCGGCCAGGGTGTCGCGGCTGCGAGACCCGAGCGTCTTCGGCACATCGATGCCGCCACGCACCGCGATGTAGCTACGCAGTCCGGTGGACGCGTAACCGAGCCGCAGCGCCTGCCCCGGCTCGAGTTCCAGCACGCTCGCGTGGCCGACGGGCCTGCCGTCGACGGTAGCGGGCGCGGGCGCGCCGGTGACGGCCAACATGACGTGCTCCTCGGCGTGCAGGGCGAGCCCGCCGAGCAGCACCTCGATGACCGCGTGACCCTCCGGATTGCCGACCAGCCGATTGGCCAACCGCAACGACCCGCGATCGGCCGCCCCAGCGGGACCGACACCGGAATCGAACCAGCCCGGCCGCCCGAGATCCTGGATGGTCGCGAGCGGCCCCACTTGCTCGACGACGATCATCCGCCACCCCCCGCGTCGACGAACCGGACCGTGACGCCCGCGCGAATCAACGCGGGCGGATCGCGCTCGGCATCCCACATCCTGAGGTCGGTGGTCCCGATCAGCTGCCATCCGCCGGGTGTGCTGCGTGGATACACGGCGCTGTATCCACCGGCGAGTGCTACCGCACCCGCCGGAATCGACGTACGCGCCTGGGCTCTGCGCGGAACCGACAGCCTGCCGTCGGGCGATTCCAGGTAGCCGAAGCCCGGCGCGAATCCGACGAAAGCACACCGCCACACCGTGCCGGTGTGCGCGGCCACCACTTCCGCGGTCGTGAGTTCCAATGCCCGGGCGACGTCATCGAGGTCGGCGCCGTCGTAGCGCACCGGAATCGACACCGGGTCGGCACCGAATGCCAGATCCGGCAATGTTCCACGGGAAACACCGGGCGACTGCTCGGCGTGGAGCGCGACCAGCAGCGTTGTCAACACCCTGCGGACGGCTTCGGCGTCACGGGGTGAATCGAGCGTGAGCAGTACCGTTTCCGCGGCGGGGAGCAGGTCCTGCACGCCGGGCACCGGGCGGTCCCGCAGCGCGGTGACGAGTGCCGCGACCACCTCGCGCCGCTGCGGCGTGATCAGCAGCGCCCGATCACCCGCCGCGCGGATCGCGTCCTCCGCCGCCTTCCGCTCCGCGTGGGTTCCCGCGCCCTTCGTCGTCATATCCAGGCCTCAGCCGAACGGCTCCACTGGCACGCCGACCTCGTCCAGCGCGGTGCGGATGTGCCGCGCCATCTCCACCGCGGCGGGCGAATCACCGTGCACGCAGATGCTCGCGGCACGCACCGCGACCTCCCTGGAGCCATCGGCCGTCCGCACGGCGCCGGACTTGGCGATCGAGACCGCCTGGGCGACGGCCTCCCGCGGACCCAACACCGCCCCGGCCGCACCGCGTGCGGCCAGCGAGCCATCGGGCGTGTAGGCCCGGTCGGCGAAACCTTCGCCGACGAATCGCACTCCGGCTGCCTGGGCCGCCGACTCCAACTGGGTGCCCGCCGGGCCCAGCAGGGCCAGCCGCGGGTCGTACTCCGCGATCGCGGCCAGCACCGCGTCGGCCAGCTGCCGATCTCGCGCGGCCGAGTGATAGAGCGCCCCATGCGGTTTCACGTAGCGGACCCGGTCGCCCGCGGCCTTCGCGAAAGCGTCCAGGCCGCCGATCTGATACAGCACCTCGTCGCGCAGCTCACCGGGCGCGACCGCGATCTCTCGCCGCCCGAAACCGGCCAGGTCGCGATAACCGACGTGGGCGCCGATCCGAACACCCTTCTCGACCGCGAGAGCGCAGGTCCTGCGCATGATCGCAGGGTCGCCCGCGTGGAATCCGCAGGCGATGTTCGCACTGGTGACGATGTCGAGCATGGCGGCGTCGTCGCCCATCGTCCACGGACCGAAGCCCTCGCCGAGATCACTGTTCAGGTCCAGCGCCATGTGCGTCCTCCCAGCAGTGTGTCGCAGGCGGCCTTCCGATTCTCGTGCCCGAGCGTGGCCCTCGGCAAGGACGTCCGGTCCGCGCGAGGTGGATCACAACGCGCGGGTCCGGACCGCCGCGCCAAGTACGCTCAGTCCAATCATGGCCACGTATTTCGATCCGAAGTCCTGGTCGCCCATGCGGGCCGTCGACCTCGGAAAGCGCCTGTTCGATCAATCCTGGCTGGAGCAGTGGGTCGCGCTCAGCACCGCCTGGGTGGATCCGGTCGCCGACCTCGGCGCGGGCACCGTCACGGCGCTGCTGCCGGACGTGCTGATGACCATGCTCAGCGAGGGCATCCTGAGCCGGTTCGGCGGGCAGGAGGTCAGCGCGACCCTGCTGGGTCACGATCTGCACGCCACCTTGCAAGTGCTGAAGGTGCGTCGCCGCGGCGCGCACTTCCAGACCAAGACGGTGCTGTCGCGGCTGCGCTGGGACGATCACCCGATCGAGGCCGTGACCGTCATCGCACACGGCGTCCGCCTGATTCCGGGCGTGCCGACAAAGATCCGTACCGCCCGGCTCGACCTCGACGGCACCGTCACCACCGCGGCGCTGGTCGGATGGCTCAACACCCAGCCACTGGACTGGGCCCTGGACGTGCACCCGAGCGGACTGATCCGAGCCCGGCACCGCCGACGGCTGCTGACCGCCCTGGTGGACGCGTCGATCAGGGACAACCGACTGGCCATCGACGTACGCGCTGCGAGCTGGTTCGGCGTCCGGATACCGCGACGGATGATCGACGTTCCCGCCGTTCCGCTCGAGCACCTGCCCAAGGACGCGCGGATCGCGCGTGCCGATCGGGAGGGCGACCTGATCCGTTTCCGCGTCGAACTGCCGGAGATCACCGGGTCGTTCGACCTGGCCCAGATGCGCTCGGCGATCTTGGCGGGTACCACCCTGATCGTGTTCTGACCCGATCAGCTCTGCGACTTCCACCACTCGAGCAGCGCCGCCTCGGCCTCGTCCCGGCTGAGCGGACCACGGTCGAGGCGAAGCTCCTTCAGGAAGCGCCAAGCCCGGCCGACTTCGGGGCCCGGCGGCACACCGAGCAGTTCCATGATCGCGTTGCCGTCCAGATCCGGACGTACCTTGGCCAGGTCCTCCTGCTCCCGCAACCGCTCGATCCGCGCCTCCAACTCGTCGTAGGTGGCCCGCAGCGCGGCGGCCCTGCGCTTGTTGCGGGTGGTGCAGTCGGCGCGGACAAGTTTGTGCAGGCGGGGGAGCAGCTCGGCGGCGTCGGTGACATAGCGGCGCACCGCGGAATCGGTCCACTGACCTTTGCCGTAACCGTGGAAGCGCAGATGCAGGAACACCAGCCGGGCCACGTCCTCGGTGAACTGCTTCGGGTATTTCAGCGCCCGCATCCGTTTGCGCACCATCTTCGCACCGACCACCTCGTGGTGATGGAAGCTGACGCCGCCGCCCGGCTCGTTGCGCTTGGTGTCGGGCTTGCCGATGTCGTGCAGCAGCGCGGCCCAGCGCAGCACCAGATCGGGGTCGCCCTCCTCCTGGTCGATGGCCTGCTCCAGCACGGTGAGCGAATGCCAGTAGACGTCCTTGTGCTGGTGATGTTCGTCGATTTCCAGCTTCATCGCGGGCACCTCGGGCAGCACCCGCTGCGCAAGCCCGGTCTCGCACATGACGTTGATGCCGTCGATCGGGTGCGCGC
Encoded here:
- a CDS encoding DUF4190 domain-containing protein, which produces MSQYPPPPPGQYPPPGQYPQPPGGQYPGGPAYWQESPKGRGLAITALVLGILALLFFWTVVGGYLFGILAVILGIVAVFKARAGTAGGMGMAITGVVLGALGIVGAILLTIVGYSFFVDSGGKDFVDCVNKAGNDQAEIERCEREWNQKLEDKFSITLTPPPAPTPR
- a CDS encoding pirin family protein: MSTLTTPHIDVHRGGDRMKTRVSWLDSKHSFSFGEHYDPDNTHHGLLLVNNEDVVSPGQGFDTHPHRDMEIVTWVLGGSLVHQDSLGHSGVIYPGLAQRMSAGTGILHSEKNDAWRLDGRAPEHDEPVHFVQMWVVPDEPGLTPGYEQLEIDDELAGGGLVTVASGLPRYRDRTAIAINSSHSALHVARMAGAESGEQVIDLPDAPYLHLFVARGEVDMEGVGPLYEGDAVRLTRSGGQRVVARRPSEILVWEMHARLGAQ
- a CDS encoding NUDIX domain-containing protein, whose product is MPSAATPPGGNDVLQPDDLARIERQLRSEARRDGIAHFVVGVAVFRENRLLVVRRVADDYHGGMYELPGGGVESGETFAECVERELLEETGLRMRAVTDFLDGFDYATRTKSKVRKYCFVVEAEPGDVALAPGEHDAFAWIDATALDELPMAPDMRRMVSMLVDRV
- a CDS encoding DUF4185 domain-containing protein; protein product: MRESGIKSPCAPALFGALLVGALTVPMPAAQAAPFPWAPPPVNSCGEIGFDPLNREPDPAQPPPPPLPPQINIPVPIPELTPVPVPDPPQDNTRIVPDPLPANPCDNPCPDIRDNPKHPEPDPDPSPTPETGADEGTGSSSGSSGSASGSGSGSGPGTGSSSGSGEPVKLPRIEFEPEVEPIPVPVPGGPGEEPQPAPPHVVHPTEPGPLAAPVAAPMVESVRLVEQVTGHGSQNRTDMRWQVDGTDLGLMWETEPGEVAVVFGDTFGKGWGGGGAGNDDQDWRSNVIGFSTDSDLSDGLTLDTFAQDSRCHAAEILGSRKIKNWETTTIPTSGFAVGNRQYLSYMSVNRWSRIPGLWWTNYGGIAYSDDRGRTWKKDQHAKWENFFGLGRFQVAAMVPHGEHVYMFGTPNGRIGVIGLARVPKRHILNKSAYQYWVGGSWAPAAENQATPLVLGMASELSVRYDQETEQWQMVYLDSARGAIVLRTAASPQGAWTDAIALVSTADYPKSYGGFIHPWSTSEDLYFLLSEWDSYNVYLMHARLNPSASRIQPARSNRTG
- a CDS encoding biotin-dependent carboxyltransferase family protein; translation: MIVVEQVGPLATIQDLGRPGWFDSGVGPAGAADRGSLRLANRLVGNPEGHAVIEVLLGGLALHAEEHVMLAVTGAPAPATVDGRPVGHASVLELEPGQALRLGYASTGLRSYIAVRGGIDVPKTLGSRSRDTLAGLGPEPLAKGDRLPVGPSPRTIPVVDLAPVADLPADVLTVRAVLGPRDDWFTDATALFHGEWEVSADTDRVGARLDRRAGQPLTRAVTRELPTEGMALGSIQVPPSGQPVVFLADHPVTGGYPVIAVVVDADVDAVAQARPGQPVRFERAG
- a CDS encoding allophanate hydrolase subunit 1, coding for MTTKGAGTHAERKAAEDAIRAAGDRALLITPQRREVVAALVTALRDRPVPGVQDLLPAAETVLLTLDSPRDAEAVRRVLTTLLVALHAEQSPGVSRGTLPDLAFGADPVSIPVRYDGADLDDVARALELTTAEVVAAHTGTVWRCAFVGFAPGFGYLESPDGRLSVPRRAQARTSIPAGAVALAGGYSAVYPRSTPGGWQLIGTTDLRMWDAERDPPALIRAGVTVRFVDAGGGG
- a CDS encoding LamB/YcsF family protein codes for the protein MALDLNSDLGEGFGPWTMGDDAAMLDIVTSANIACGFHAGDPAIMRRTCALAVEKGVRIGAHVGYRDLAGFGRREIAVAPGELRDEVLYQIGGLDAFAKAAGDRVRYVKPHGALYHSAARDRQLADAVLAAIAEYDPRLALLGPAGTQLESAAQAAGVRFVGEGFADRAYTPDGSLAARGAAGAVLGPREAVAQAVSIAKSGAVRTADGSREVAVRAASICVHGDSPAAVEMARHIRTALDEVGVPVEPFG
- a CDS encoding CCA tRNA nucleotidyltransferase — encoded protein: MDRRTRLLAAAAVTLGGLSDVLTPLGEMFAARGHELYLVGGSVRDAVLGRLGTDLDFTTDARPEVVQDVLRGWADHLWDTGGLAFGTVSAAKAGHQLEITTFRADSYDRVSRNPQVTFGDSLEEDLVRRDFTVNAMAVKIGADGALEFVDPLDGMNALLEGVLDTPAAPEDSFNDDPLRMLRAARFVSQLGFEPLPRVRAAITAMADQIDRITAERVRVELDKLIAGAHPIDGINVMCETGLAQRVLPEVPAMKLEIDEHHQHKDVYWHSLTVLEQAIDQEEGDPDLVLRWAALLHDIGKPDTKRNEPGGGVSFHHHEVVGAKMVRKRMRALKYPKQFTEDVARLVFLHLRFHGYGKGQWTDSAVRRYVTDAAELLPRLHKLVRADCTTRNKRRAAALRATYDELEARIERLREQEDLAKVRPDLDGNAIMELLGVPPGPEVGRAWRFLKELRLDRGPLSRDEAEAALLEWWKSQS